In a single window of the Leptospira sanjuanensis genome:
- a CDS encoding helix-turn-helix domain-containing protein: MIGLNLGAFAIMGGLIQSVLLAFFFFRSGRFGGRALLLGWAFLLLSVLFSLGLAFQTGFVLEFPHLSRVGHPLSALVAPLFALALQKYFGYPKERRIWILFFFAVPALILLYSIPHYAMGWDEKLKYVLEDRVSPHLECVVIGAVTLCFNLAVFLRIYYRLGVLGEEFSGSSFRELRVFGRFVSICILLLAVSVCLFFIFPGLSSETVSTAALSIWVIVFAWFRVYSENAAERSEDKEGAKYKKAYLSEESVENHGKRIFQILNEQKPFLDSDFDLGSLSASLGISVHAASQVIGRYFGKGFLELCREFKVAEAEKLLQTTDLPVLRVGFDAGFNSKTAFLRAFKEEKGMTPSEFREKQKSV; encoded by the coding sequence TTGATCGGTTTAAATTTAGGAGCCTTTGCGATCATGGGCGGATTGATTCAGTCCGTATTGCTTGCGTTCTTTTTCTTCCGCTCCGGTAGGTTCGGGGGAAGGGCCTTGCTTTTGGGTTGGGCGTTTCTGCTATTGTCCGTTCTATTTTCTCTGGGGCTTGCGTTTCAAACCGGATTCGTATTGGAGTTCCCGCATTTGTCCCGCGTAGGACATCCGCTGAGCGCGCTCGTGGCTCCTTTGTTCGCCTTGGCTCTCCAGAAATACTTCGGATATCCGAAAGAAAGAAGAATCTGGATTCTATTCTTCTTCGCGGTTCCCGCTTTGATTCTTCTTTATTCGATTCCGCATTACGCGATGGGTTGGGACGAAAAACTGAAATACGTTCTGGAAGATCGGGTCTCTCCTCACTTGGAATGTGTAGTCATCGGAGCCGTAACCTTGTGTTTCAATTTAGCCGTTTTTTTAAGGATCTACTATCGCCTGGGAGTGTTAGGCGAAGAATTTTCCGGTTCTTCGTTTCGGGAACTGCGCGTTTTCGGAAGATTCGTCTCGATTTGTATTCTGCTTTTGGCGGTCTCGGTTTGTTTGTTTTTTATTTTTCCGGGACTCAGCTCCGAAACGGTCAGCACTGCGGCCTTGTCGATTTGGGTGATCGTCTTCGCTTGGTTTCGGGTTTACTCCGAAAACGCAGCGGAACGTTCGGAGGATAAGGAAGGCGCGAAATACAAAAAGGCGTATCTAAGCGAAGAATCGGTAGAAAATCATGGAAAAAGAATATTCCAAATATTGAATGAACAAAAGCCTTTTTTAGATTCGGATTTCGATCTGGGAAGTCTCTCCGCGTCGCTTGGAATTTCCGTTCATGCGGCTTCTCAGGTGATCGGAAGGTATTTCGGAAAAGGATTTTTAGAACTCTGCCGTGAGTTCAAGGTCGCGGAGGCCGAAAAACTTCTCCAAACAACGGACTTGCCCGTTTTGCGCGTCGGTTTCGACGCGGGGTTCAATTCTAAAACGGCATTTCTCCGAGCGTTTAAGGAAGAGAAAGGGATGACACCGAGCGAGTTCCGGGAAAAACAAAAGTCCGTTTGA
- a CDS encoding host attachment protein has product MKNKWVVVANRSEAKIFEYKGSKNGLELLESIENPKGRMRNRELIGVSGPAKSAKAQRVAYDTSSLQEPKRKVAESFASQISDVITQGRKSNRFLSLVLVSEPRFLGMLLDKMDRKSQSMIFHKMGKDIPSTNNQEILEHLRGILV; this is encoded by the coding sequence ATGAAGAATAAATGGGTAGTGGTCGCAAATCGATCCGAAGCGAAAATTTTCGAGTATAAGGGATCAAAGAATGGTCTCGAACTTCTCGAAAGTATCGAAAATCCGAAAGGAAGAATGAGAAACCGTGAATTGATCGGAGTCTCCGGTCCCGCCAAAAGCGCCAAGGCGCAAAGGGTGGCTTATGACACTTCCTCCCTGCAAGAACCGAAACGAAAAGTTGCGGAATCCTTCGCCAGCCAGATCTCCGATGTGATCACTCAAGGAAGAAAGTCGAATCGTTTCCTCAGCCTCGTGCTCGTTTCCGAACCGAGATTTTTAGGAATGCTCTTGGACAAAATGGATCGAAAATCCCAGTCGATGATCTTTCATAAGATGGGAAAGGACATTCCTTCGACGAACAATCAGGAGATCCTAGAACACCTTCGAGGAATCCTCGTATAA
- a CDS encoding Lcl C-terminal domain-containing protein yields the protein MKKSALLLTFFCIFNLYCIAQPPDKPDPPFQLLQYLTAQAIQNETSDGSGTTTPAPSYNPSVISDTGQIACYTNAGAITACTGTGQDGEFTNVPNIRSFTGPTQHSLYTTDYTTLDNLRGLVWKTCPEGQTGAACAGAASVISWNAATLGGVGSCNALNAQNTGNGYAGRTNWRIPTVNELLSIVNYGNAPVFMETTEFPNADQSNLYLTITDYGPNTTMAWVVDFIHPGFSIQPFVKNANVFLRCVSGNPTPAPFFQDNGNGTITDRNTNLLWSKCPMGMSGAACAAGVLFVGNRNSALTNCDGLVLAGRSDWRLPNINELLSIVDYVNIGNPSILTAAFPNFPANIFWTSTTNQEAAMLSQSLAINFNNGQVGSVVKTMGASAICVTSPP from the coding sequence ATGAAAAAGAGCGCATTACTTTTAACCTTTTTTTGTATATTCAATTTATATTGTATTGCTCAACCGCCCGACAAACCCGATCCTCCGTTTCAATTGCTTCAATATCTAACCGCGCAAGCGATCCAAAACGAAACTTCCGACGGCTCGGGAACGACAACACCTGCACCTTCTTATAACCCGAGCGTCATCAGCGATACGGGACAAATCGCTTGTTATACCAACGCGGGGGCGATCACTGCGTGCACGGGAACGGGTCAAGACGGGGAGTTTACCAATGTTCCGAATATCCGCTCTTTCACGGGACCGACGCAACATTCTTTATATACAACGGATTATACGACCTTAGACAATTTGCGCGGCCTGGTTTGGAAAACCTGTCCCGAGGGGCAAACGGGTGCGGCGTGCGCGGGAGCCGCTTCGGTCATCAGTTGGAATGCGGCCACGTTAGGCGGCGTTGGGTCTTGCAACGCGCTCAACGCGCAGAATACGGGGAACGGTTACGCAGGAAGAACCAATTGGAGAATTCCGACCGTTAACGAACTTTTATCGATCGTCAATTACGGAAACGCGCCGGTTTTTATGGAAACGACGGAGTTCCCCAATGCGGATCAAAGCAACCTCTATCTAACGATTACCGATTATGGACCGAATACTACGATGGCATGGGTGGTGGATTTTATCCATCCCGGATTCTCGATACAGCCATTCGTAAAGAATGCGAATGTGTTCCTAAGATGCGTATCCGGCAATCCCACGCCCGCTCCTTTCTTTCAAGACAACGGAAACGGAACGATCACCGATCGAAACACCAATCTCCTTTGGTCCAAATGTCCGATGGGAATGTCGGGCGCGGCCTGTGCGGCCGGCGTGCTCTTTGTAGGAAACCGGAACTCCGCTCTTACAAATTGCGACGGGTTAGTATTAGCGGGAAGGAGCGACTGGAGACTTCCGAACATCAACGAATTGTTAAGCATCGTCGATTATGTAAACATAGGAAATCCTTCGATTCTAACGGCTGCATTCCCGAATTTTCCCGCGAACATTTTCTGGACCTCGACCACGAATCAAGAAGCGGCCATGCTTTCGCAAAGTTTGGCGATCAATTTCAACAATGGACAAGTAGGCAGCGTAGTAAAAACGATGGGGGCAAGCGCGATCTGCGTCACAAGTCCGCCGTAA
- a CDS encoding HEAT repeat domain-containing protein has translation MSAAETPKDEFKEKVLNASKSQAQAIGEIRVKNRNDLVKELPAIFQNEDEKVQLAILRLFGEYEDLDAIAPNWTAALDTVFQKSTNDNLKKEILLLAEKKKEKRLIYSVIAAFSDPSTQVRMLSYRLMHLLKDDRALPILLDMSLSKDPVQRMYFLEASLIIKDERIQNQIHKLANDESPGVRKKYLIAINRLGMTEKFSQFQKSATSDPDDDVRLVALEILKNKKNRQNISLFYKGLTDPNPDIRRISLEALLIFQDKQGAKAISEQLAKEDTLFLKARMIDLLLDLGSNGGGQGILAVLTNGEETELRTKAAFAVGKLGANTSAVELTKILSDEKENMVKWQLIHSLGELKDKNAVPALLVLARNSREKLNLRIEAVITIRMINDPDSLPSIFEAYVSENDKTLRNELENTMREILNLKFPPKLP, from the coding sequence ATTTCCGCGGCCGAAACTCCCAAAGACGAATTTAAGGAAAAAGTTTTAAACGCATCCAAGTCGCAAGCACAGGCGATCGGAGAGATTCGGGTAAAAAATCGAAACGATCTCGTTAAAGAATTACCCGCAATCTTTCAAAACGAGGATGAAAAGGTTCAACTCGCGATTCTTCGATTGTTCGGAGAATACGAGGATCTTGATGCGATCGCGCCGAACTGGACCGCGGCGCTCGACACCGTCTTTCAGAAGTCTACGAACGATAACCTGAAAAAGGAAATTCTTCTTTTAGCGGAAAAGAAAAAAGAGAAACGGCTGATTTATTCGGTGATCGCCGCGTTCAGCGATCCGTCCACGCAAGTTCGAATGTTGAGTTATCGTCTGATGCATCTTCTTAAGGACGATCGGGCGCTTCCGATTCTTTTGGACATGTCCCTTTCCAAAGATCCGGTTCAGAGGATGTATTTTTTGGAAGCTTCTTTGATCATCAAGGACGAACGGATTCAAAATCAGATTCATAAACTCGCAAACGACGAAAGCCCCGGCGTTCGTAAAAAATATCTGATCGCGATCAACCGACTCGGGATGACAGAAAAATTCTCCCAGTTTCAAAAATCCGCGACGAGCGATCCCGACGACGACGTAAGGCTGGTCGCGCTGGAAATTCTCAAAAATAAAAAAAACCGCCAGAATATTTCCTTATTTTACAAGGGCCTTACCGATCCCAATCCCGATATACGAAGAATTTCTCTCGAAGCCTTGTTGATCTTTCAGGACAAACAGGGTGCGAAAGCGATCTCCGAACAGCTCGCCAAAGAAGACACGCTTTTTCTCAAAGCGAGAATGATCGATCTTCTTTTGGATCTCGGAAGCAACGGAGGAGGTCAGGGGATTCTTGCGGTTTTGACGAACGGCGAAGAAACCGAACTGAGAACGAAGGCCGCGTTTGCGGTCGGAAAGCTCGGAGCGAATACGAGCGCGGTCGAGCTCACCAAAATTCTTTCCGATGAAAAGGAGAATATGGTCAAATGGCAGTTGATTCATTCCTTGGGCGAACTGAAGGATAAGAACGCCGTGCCTGCGTTACTCGTGCTTGCCCGTAATTCCCGTGAAAAGTTGAACCTGAGAATCGAAGCCGTCATCACGATTCGGATGATCAACGATCCGGACAGCCTTCCTTCCATCTTTGAAGCTTACGTTTCCGAAAACGATAAAACTCTGCGCAACGAATTGGAAAATACGATGCGAGAGATTTTGAATCTGAAGTTTCCTCCGAAACTTCCATAA
- the nusB gene encoding transcription antitermination factor NusB, translating to MSARRTSREIAVMALYQLELTGPPLKEVLKFKWYDKKTEQEERDFAVSIVNGVVKNQEQIDTLIKKYSKNWDFSRISVVNKAILRLSVYALLHTWEVPKNVTIDEAVELTKEFESEESARFVNGVLDAILKNEIKSDG from the coding sequence ATGTCAGCCAGACGCACATCCAGAGAGATCGCCGTCATGGCGCTTTACCAATTGGAACTAACCGGGCCTCCGCTCAAAGAGGTTCTCAAGTTCAAATGGTATGATAAAAAAACGGAACAAGAAGAAAGGGATTTCGCCGTTTCGATCGTAAATGGGGTTGTGAAAAATCAGGAACAGATCGATACTCTGATCAAGAAGTACTCCAAAAATTGGGACTTTTCCAGAATCAGCGTCGTGAACAAAGCGATTCTACGTTTGTCCGTGTACGCGTTGTTGCATACCTGGGAAGTTCCGAAGAACGTTACGATCGACGAGGCTGTCGAGCTTACGAAGGAATTCGAAAGCGAAGAATCTGCCCGTTTCGTAAACGGAGTCTTAGACGCGATTCTCAAAAACGAAATCAAATCCGATGGATAA
- a CDS encoding PaaI family thioesterase → MSEAIAQNIEEHYRKLENMYHGAPVNEYFKPKLAIAKGSSELRIQIREDFFHAAGATHGVVYFKAADDAAFFAANSLVKGNFVLTSTFNLTLLRPIQTGILLAKGLVVQNATHQIIAEASLWDERGREIGRGIGNFAKSAIPLTPEIGYKL, encoded by the coding sequence ATGTCCGAGGCCATTGCACAAAACATAGAGGAACATTATCGTAAGCTGGAGAATATGTATCACGGGGCGCCCGTGAACGAATATTTTAAACCGAAACTCGCGATCGCAAAAGGTTCCTCCGAACTACGAATTCAAATTCGGGAGGATTTTTTTCACGCGGCGGGCGCGACCCATGGAGTCGTTTATTTCAAAGCTGCGGATGATGCGGCCTTTTTTGCGGCCAATTCGCTCGTAAAAGGAAATTTCGTTCTAACCTCCACGTTCAATTTGACTTTGCTCCGGCCGATTCAAACCGGAATTCTTCTCGCAAAAGGTTTGGTCGTTCAAAACGCAACGCATCAGATCATCGCCGAGGCTTCTCTTTGGGATGAGAGAGGAAGAGAAATAGGAAGGGGAATCGGAAATTTCGCAAAGAGTGCGATTCCTTTGACTCCGGAAATCGGTTATAAACTGTAG
- a CDS encoding tetratricopeptide repeat protein, translating into MDKEIRKNRLFLEGIEEKELYFPEDREPVRIRRSYNKLLIFWILMGVLVLGGLGFAVYYQFFRAKSPESEFAGAFNKDLVQNKSDINRLLERPYLPDGNANPQLTKCINLYKERFTRQAFDYCNEFLDSTGTQEEKSIALTVLGVIHDESGRYPQAIERLQKAVQYDPKNFYAYYNLTLAYKHAGRFADARMAALKAKEIAPNDPRVSLLAGNLFNELNDPDAAIDAYKEGLSAAPEDMYLTYNLAVSYFKKGEIPQAEEEFKKVVLKSPSGRLAALSHSYLGNIAYNKQDYRAAEYHFRQASNLSPNEAKYLYNLAVVLQKNGNKEEALKYLELARDAGANDPEIYRLIAEGFSNLNQGEMSISALQKSLKYNPTDIDSLFQLAEAYYNKGDLLSAEETYRRIVSSTPGDSFTETALINLGVVLDQMERYSEAISALNRVVELNPKNAKAYHTLGLVYKHSGNGTLAIENWRKSTAIEPENVQSREALGDYLLENKFFREAVEEYTGVVKHKNDAYKVYLKMAEAYMGMQDDSNAEKILLKVLNTSRDGADLKNAHKKLALLYNKSKDPDLKNRAKDEAFRSAHMDPNDMEGRLVLAKILIDSNSILDREKAIDELTAIVRSDVRPKTAATAYNYLGICYYKNGEFKRAVRAFQSSIDLDPSLSEAYENKRAASAALEESTRREGFF; encoded by the coding sequence ATGGATAAAGAAATCCGAAAAAACAGGCTGTTCTTGGAGGGAATAGAGGAGAAGGAACTCTATTTCCCGGAAGACAGAGAACCTGTTCGGATCCGCAGATCGTATAATAAACTTCTAATATTCTGGATTTTGATGGGAGTTCTCGTGTTGGGAGGACTCGGTTTTGCCGTTTACTATCAATTCTTCCGCGCTAAATCCCCCGAATCCGAATTTGCAGGCGCGTTCAATAAGGACCTCGTTCAGAATAAATCGGACATCAACCGTCTTTTGGAAAGACCGTATCTTCCGGACGGAAACGCGAACCCGCAATTGACAAAGTGCATCAATCTTTATAAGGAACGATTCACAAGACAAGCGTTCGACTATTGCAACGAGTTTTTGGATTCCACCGGAACGCAGGAGGAGAAGTCGATCGCATTGACGGTGTTAGGCGTCATTCACGACGAAAGCGGGCGTTATCCGCAGGCGATCGAGCGGCTTCAAAAAGCGGTCCAATACGATCCTAAGAATTTTTACGCATACTACAACCTGACCCTCGCTTACAAACACGCCGGAAGATTTGCGGACGCGAGAATGGCCGCGCTCAAAGCGAAAGAAATCGCTCCGAACGATCCGAGGGTTTCTCTTCTTGCGGGGAACTTGTTCAACGAGTTGAACGATCCCGATGCTGCGATCGACGCGTATAAGGAAGGTTTGTCCGCCGCGCCCGAAGACATGTATCTGACTTACAATCTCGCGGTCAGTTATTTTAAAAAAGGGGAGATTCCGCAAGCCGAGGAGGAATTTAAGAAAGTCGTATTAAAATCACCTTCGGGAAGACTCGCGGCCTTATCACATTCTTATCTGGGAAACATCGCGTATAACAAACAGGATTATCGAGCCGCGGAATATCATTTCCGTCAGGCGAGCAATCTTTCTCCGAACGAAGCGAAGTATCTCTATAACCTTGCGGTCGTTCTGCAAAAAAACGGAAACAAGGAAGAGGCGCTGAAATATCTCGAACTTGCGAGAGACGCGGGCGCGAACGATCCGGAGATTTATCGACTGATCGCGGAAGGATTCTCCAATTTGAATCAGGGAGAGATGTCCATTTCCGCGCTTCAGAAAAGTTTAAAATACAATCCGACCGATATCGATTCCCTTTTTCAACTCGCGGAAGCGTATTACAACAAAGGCGATCTTTTATCCGCGGAAGAAACGTATCGAAGAATCGTTTCCTCGACTCCGGGTGATAGTTTTACCGAAACGGCGCTCATCAACTTAGGAGTCGTGTTGGATCAGATGGAACGGTATTCCGAAGCGATCAGCGCGCTGAATCGAGTCGTCGAACTCAATCCGAAAAACGCGAAAGCCTATCATACATTAGGACTTGTTTATAAACATTCCGGGAACGGAACTCTTGCGATCGAAAACTGGAGAAAGTCGACTGCGATCGAACCCGAAAACGTGCAGAGCCGCGAAGCCCTCGGCGATTATCTTCTCGAGAATAAATTCTTCCGCGAGGCGGTGGAGGAATATACGGGGGTCGTGAAACACAAGAACGACGCCTACAAGGTATATCTCAAGATGGCCGAAGCCTACATGGGAATGCAGGACGATTCCAACGCGGAAAAGATTCTTTTGAAAGTGCTGAACACTTCGAGAGACGGGGCCGATCTGAAGAACGCCCACAAAAAACTCGCTTTGTTATACAACAAATCCAAGGATCCCGATTTGAAAAACCGCGCCAAGGACGAAGCCTTCCGTTCGGCGCACATGGACCCGAACGACATGGAAGGCCGTTTGGTGCTTGCAAAAATTCTAATAGACTCCAATTCGATTTTGGATCGCGAAAAGGCGATCGACGAATTGACGGCGATCGTGCGTTCGGACGTAAGACCGAAAACCGCAGCGACGGCGTACAACTATCTCGGAATCTGTTATTATAAAAACGGGGAATTTAAACGTGCGGTTCGCGCGTTTCAAAGCTCGATCGACTTGGATCCTTCGTTGTCCGAGGCTTACGAAAACAAACGGGCCGCATCCGCCGCTCTGGAAGAATCCACACGCAGAGAGGGATTCTTCTGA
- the ribH gene encoding 6,7-dimethyl-8-ribityllumazine synthase encodes MIQELKADLNGKGQKHCVIVSRFNEFITESLLKGALESFRMHGVKEEDVTVVRVPGAYEMPVVVAKAAASKKYDSIICLGAVIRGATAHFDFVAGESAKIGSIGVQHSIPVVFGVLTTDTIEQAIERAGTKAGNKGAEAAATAVEMVNLLSLL; translated from the coding sequence ATGATCCAAGAACTGAAAGCAGACCTCAACGGAAAGGGACAAAAACATTGCGTGATCGTCTCCCGCTTTAACGAATTTATCACCGAAAGCCTTTTGAAAGGGGCTCTCGAATCCTTCCGTATGCACGGAGTCAAGGAAGAAGACGTGACCGTGGTTCGTGTTCCCGGCGCGTATGAAATGCCGGTGGTAGTCGCCAAGGCTGCCGCTTCCAAAAAATACGATTCCATCATTTGTTTGGGCGCCGTGATCCGAGGCGCGACCGCTCATTTCGATTTTGTCGCGGGCGAATCCGCAAAGATCGGATCGATCGGAGTTCAACATTCCATTCCCGTCGTGTTCGGAGTTTTAACCACGGATACGATCGAACAAGCGATCGAAAGAGCGGGAACCAAGGCGGGGAACAAGGGCGCAGAAGCCGCCGCGACCGCCGTGGAAATGGTGAACCTGCTTTCCCTCCTTTAA
- a CDS encoding Lcl C-terminal domain-containing protein, producing MRFILLFFAVLFSCVKAPEKPDPPYVVLQYMIGVVSSQNQNNQNSEDECPTGFSNFNPNAVADTGQTTCYNALGGSTPCLGTGQDGEYNNVPNARNFVGPTQHCKYPTDYTTLDTLHGLTWKSCVQGQSGSNCSVGAPNSISWTNANAGLAGSCTELNTLNGGKGYAGKTNWRIPTLRELASLLHYTNNPHIDGQFPNTFSGLGYWTNTLDPLNVGNNAVIRFDAPNLGFYSNTQAAILNLRCVSGNPIAPPAFVDNGDGTVADSNTGLLWMKCVDGLIAPACAGVVNTRDWNGARNFCETLNFALRSDWRLPNLNELLSLADYAQPAAPLINPVFPNTPGQHWTSTTFDNIKTFAMLLSFANGQMATNDKSSLLSVRCVTTN from the coding sequence ATGAGATTTATACTTCTTTTTTTTGCGGTTTTATTTTCCTGCGTAAAAGCCCCCGAAAAACCGGATCCGCCTTACGTAGTGCTGCAATATATGATCGGGGTTGTCTCTTCGCAAAATCAAAATAATCAGAACTCCGAAGACGAATGTCCGACCGGATTTTCAAATTTCAATCCGAACGCGGTCGCCGATACGGGACAAACCACTTGTTATAACGCCCTTGGAGGTAGCACGCCTTGCCTAGGCACCGGTCAAGACGGAGAATACAATAACGTTCCCAATGCGAGAAATTTCGTAGGGCCAACGCAGCACTGCAAGTACCCGACCGATTATACGACTCTGGATACGCTTCACGGTCTCACATGGAAATCTTGTGTTCAAGGACAATCGGGTTCCAATTGTTCTGTCGGCGCTCCGAATTCGATTAGCTGGACGAACGCAAACGCGGGTTTGGCTGGAAGTTGCACGGAATTAAACACTCTCAACGGCGGCAAAGGATATGCCGGAAAAACGAATTGGAGAATTCCAACTTTAAGAGAGCTTGCTTCCTTACTTCACTATACGAACAATCCGCATATCGACGGTCAATTCCCGAATACGTTTTCAGGTTTAGGCTACTGGACCAACACCCTAGATCCTCTCAACGTTGGAAACAATGCCGTAATTCGTTTCGACGCTCCCAACCTAGGTTTTTATTCGAATACCCAAGCCGCGATCCTCAATCTTCGTTGTGTTTCCGGAAATCCGATTGCCCCGCCCGCATTCGTGGATAACGGAGACGGAACGGTTGCCGACTCCAATACGGGTCTTCTTTGGATGAAATGCGTCGACGGATTGATCGCCCCCGCCTGCGCAGGAGTCGTCAACACTCGAGATTGGAACGGAGCCCGGAACTTTTGTGAAACGCTGAATTTTGCATTACGTTCAGATTGGAGATTGCCCAACCTGAACGAACTTCTAAGTCTCGCGGATTACGCACAACCGGCCGCACCCCTAATCAATCCGGTTTTCCCGAATACACCGGGTCAACATTGGACTTCGACGACATTCGATAACATCAAAACGTTCGCCATGCTTTTGAGCTTTGCAAACGGGCAAATGGCTACGAACGACAAAAGCAGTTTACTTTCCGTACGCTGCGTTACGACAAATTGA